Proteins from a genomic interval of Clostridium sp. 'deep sea':
- a CDS encoding peptidoglycan bridge formation glycyltransferase FemA/FemB family protein yields MKFIEINENNKKQYNDYIKESHQSHVYQLYEWGELKNETNWVPYRYMVYDGDTAKAAISLLKKRIPAIGKYFFYAPRGPVCSLTDYETMDFLWENISKIAKQQHVAFLKIDPGAYAGDEELHNYLTSRDFKHIANRKDYKEIQPKFVHRLAVNKDEDRLLAEMSSKTRYNIRYAAKKGVVIKDDCSIDDLKEFYRLLKITANRDNFGARGYEYYVNMWNHLVKNGYGKLFMAEYEGTYIAGAFNLICGNKVWYAYGASDNKMRNKQPNSLVQWTMIKWAIENNCDIYDFGGVSGFADETHPMYGVYRFKKGFGGGVTEFIGEYDLVFSKLHYSMWDKLMPFAIKKRAQILKLLRR; encoded by the coding sequence ATGAAGTTTATTGAAATAAATGAAAATAATAAAAAGCAATATAATGACTATATAAAAGAATCACATCAAAGTCATGTTTATCAACTATATGAGTGGGGGGAACTAAAAAATGAAACCAACTGGGTTCCCTATAGATATATGGTTTATGATGGAGATACAGCAAAGGCAGCTATATCTTTATTAAAAAAAAGAATACCTGCAATTGGTAAATACTTTTTTTATGCTCCGAGGGGGCCGGTATGTAGTTTAACTGATTATGAAACAATGGATTTTTTATGGGAGAACATTAGCAAAATTGCTAAACAGCAACATGTAGCATTTTTGAAAATAGATCCAGGTGCTTATGCAGGTGATGAAGAACTGCACAATTATTTAACTAGTAGAGATTTTAAACATATAGCTAATCGTAAAGATTATAAAGAAATACAGCCTAAGTTTGTACACAGATTAGCTGTAAATAAAGACGAAGATAGATTGTTAGCAGAGATGTCGAGTAAAACCCGTTACAATATTCGTTATGCGGCTAAAAAGGGTGTTGTAATTAAAGATGACTGTAGTATAGACGACCTAAAAGAGTTTTATAGATTACTTAAAATTACCGCAAATAGAGATAACTTTGGAGCAAGGGGTTACGAGTATTACGTTAACATGTGGAATCATTTAGTTAAAAATGGTTATGGAAAATTGTTTATGGCGGAATATGAAGGCACTTATATTGCCGGTGCTTTTAACTTAATTTGTGGTAATAAAGTATGGTACGCTTATGGAGCATCTGATAATAAAATGCGCAACAAACAGCCCAACTCTTTAGTTCAGTGGACCATGATAAAATGGGCAATTGAAAATAACTGTGATATATATGATTTTGGTGGAGTATCAGGATTTGCCGATGAAACTCACCCCATGTATGGTGTGTATAGATTTAAAAAAGGTTTTGGTGGCGGTGTAACTGAATTTATTGGCGAATATGATTTAGTGTTCTCTAAATT